In the genome of Cellvibrio sp. KY-YJ-3, one region contains:
- the cmoA gene encoding carboxy-S-adenosyl-L-methionine synthase CmoA produces the protein MTHNSDHSPKTNPDTIYANPLAEVSRFAFDERVVDVFPDMIKRSVPGYATIINMIGNLAERYAQADSHCYDLGCSLGAATLAMRHRIQAANCKIIGVDNSAAMIARCQQVIAADSGEVPVELIEASIGDVKITNASMAVLNFTLQFIAVEERLQTLSAICSGLNPGGVLILSEKVAFDDEPHQQLMTELHHNFKRANGYSDLEIAQKRAAIENYLIPETLDAHRQRLRSAGFSSVDVWFQCFNFASLIAIK, from the coding sequence ATGACACACAACAGCGACCACTCGCCCAAGACCAATCCAGATACGATTTACGCCAACCCGCTGGCCGAAGTCAGCCGTTTTGCATTTGATGAGCGCGTAGTGGATGTCTTTCCCGACATGATCAAACGTTCGGTTCCCGGTTACGCCACCATCATTAACATGATTGGCAATCTCGCTGAACGCTACGCACAAGCCGATAGCCATTGCTACGATCTGGGCTGCTCCTTAGGTGCGGCCACCCTCGCCATGCGCCATCGCATTCAAGCGGCTAATTGCAAAATTATTGGCGTTGATAATTCAGCCGCAATGATTGCGCGCTGCCAACAGGTAATTGCGGCTGATAGTGGCGAAGTACCCGTAGAGTTGATTGAAGCTTCAATTGGCGATGTAAAAATCACCAACGCCTCCATGGCAGTACTGAATTTCACGTTGCAATTTATTGCGGTGGAAGAGCGATTGCAGACCCTCAGCGCAATTTGTTCCGGGCTAAACCCGGGCGGCGTATTAATCCTCTCGGAAAAAGTCGCATTTGATGATGAACCGCATCAACAACTGATGACTGAACTACACCATAATTTCAAACGTGCCAACGGTTATAGCGATTTGGAAATTGCGCAAAAACGTGCGGCGATTGAAAATTATTTAATTCCGGAAACACTGGATGCACATCGTCAGCGTTTGCGCTCGGCGGGATTTTCCAGTGTGGATGTTTGGTTTCAATGTTTTAATTTTGCGTCGCTGATTGCGATTAAATAA
- the traF gene encoding conjugal transfer protein TraF, producing the protein MKKTLLSIALVSASLPSIAGEFHGSFSGMSGAAYATGNYSEGVLLNPSLGASYNPEKDDFALLFSVGALGSDKDDLIDQADELVDVIDNLQNVSELSEAQAEDLKRRLEDIDGDSARVAAGANLVVSIPNELVSLAFIVNARGYVSLAPDVSDADLDLIDRYLEQNLNPSDLDAELESEITGHGAIVTDIGVSFSKAFSLANGNHLLVGFKPKKVEVESIIYTSNVADFDEDDFDADDYTLKEDAMNYDLGLTYMAGKMRYGLVVNNLQDKTYKTIDPEETISIERQMTGAVGYVNGNFKAEVAADLNSVPAIGLGGEVQLMRVGLEYSAWDWLRLRTGIEQDSKNTLDDTYSFGVGVGALNLAYITGSEETEGAALSLGLRF; encoded by the coding sequence ATGAAAAAAACGCTCTTGAGTATTGCATTGGTAAGCGCTTCATTGCCTTCAATTGCAGGTGAATTCCACGGCAGCTTTTCAGGTATGTCTGGTGCTGCCTATGCAACCGGTAACTACTCGGAAGGCGTATTGCTGAATCCAAGTTTGGGCGCCTCTTATAATCCAGAGAAGGATGATTTCGCGCTGTTGTTCAGCGTCGGAGCCTTAGGTTCAGATAAAGATGATTTGATTGATCAGGCTGATGAATTGGTTGATGTCATTGATAATCTGCAAAACGTCAGTGAATTAAGTGAGGCGCAAGCCGAAGATTTAAAGCGTCGCTTGGAAGACATTGATGGTGATTCTGCTCGTGTAGCGGCAGGTGCAAACTTGGTGGTGTCAATTCCCAATGAGCTGGTGTCCTTGGCATTTATTGTTAATGCGCGTGGTTATGTGTCGCTTGCTCCAGATGTGTCAGACGCCGACTTGGATTTGATTGATCGCTATTTGGAACAAAATCTTAATCCCTCTGATCTTGATGCTGAATTGGAATCAGAGATCACGGGGCATGGTGCCATTGTGACCGATATAGGTGTTTCTTTTTCGAAAGCATTTTCTCTAGCTAATGGCAATCACTTATTAGTTGGATTCAAACCGAAAAAAGTTGAAGTAGAAAGTATTATTTACACTTCGAATGTAGCCGACTTCGATGAAGACGATTTTGATGCTGACGATTACACGCTTAAAGAAGACGCAATGAATTATGACCTTGGCTTGACCTATATGGCTGGCAAGATGCGTTACGGTTTGGTAGTTAATAATTTGCAAGACAAAACTTACAAAACCATTGACCCGGAAGAAACTATTTCCATTGAGCGTCAAATGACCGGTGCTGTGGGTTATGTGAATGGAAACTTCAAAGCAGAAGTAGCGGCAGATTTAAACTCGGTACCGGCAATTGGTTTGGGTGGCGAGGTGCAGTTGATGCGTGTTGGCCTTGAATACAGTGCGTGGGATTGGTTACGTTTGCGCACTGGTATTGAGCAGGATTCCAAAAACACGTTGGATGATACTTATTCATTTGGTGTAGGTGTAGGCGCACTTAACCTGGCTTATATTACCGGCTCGGAAGAAACTGAAGGTGCTGCGTTAAGTTTGGGTTTGCGTTTCTAA
- a CDS encoding phytanoyl-CoA dioxygenase family protein yields the protein MLTSAQMLAFQRDGYVVVPAFSSPALCEQIVAFAKDELAKQAIPIEFEADTRYPGAPESRTAEGGATARRLLMATERSPQLLAWATGEPLKSLLIQLLGEGVTLSQAHHNCIMTKQPAFSSTTGWHRDSRYWHFARPELVSAWLALGNEQPENGCLWVIPGSHRVVIDVNQLDQYQFLRTDLAVNEGLLSAALPVPLVQGDLLLFHSNLFHAAGRNTTGMTKFSMVFTYRSADNPPKAGTRSALKPEIPLA from the coding sequence ATGCTGACGTCTGCACAAATGCTTGCTTTCCAGCGCGATGGTTATGTTGTTGTGCCGGCTTTTTCGAGTCCGGCTCTGTGTGAACAGATTGTGGCTTTCGCCAAAGACGAGCTTGCCAAGCAAGCAATACCCATCGAGTTTGAGGCGGATACTCGTTACCCGGGAGCACCTGAATCACGCACAGCCGAAGGAGGGGCAACGGCGCGTCGCTTGTTGATGGCCACCGAGCGCAGCCCGCAATTGTTAGCGTGGGCGACGGGTGAGCCGCTGAAAAGCCTGTTGATTCAATTGCTCGGGGAGGGCGTAACCCTGTCCCAAGCCCATCACAATTGCATCATGACCAAACAGCCAGCATTTTCGAGCACAACTGGTTGGCATCGCGATAGTCGTTACTGGCATTTTGCGCGCCCTGAGTTGGTGTCAGCTTGGTTGGCGCTGGGCAATGAACAGCCCGAAAACGGTTGTCTTTGGGTGATTCCCGGTTCACATCGGGTTGTTATCGATGTTAATCAGCTGGATCAATACCAGTTTCTCCGCACTGATTTAGCCGTGAACGAAGGACTGTTGAGCGCAGCCTTACCCGTACCCTTGGTGCAGGGCGATTTGTTGCTCTTCCACAGTAATTTATTTCATGCGGCTGGTCGCAACACGACTGGCATGACCAAGTTCTCCATGGTCTTTACTTACCGCTCTGCCGACAACCCGCCAAAAGCAGGCACTCGTTCCGCGCTGAAGCCAGAAATCCCCCTGGCGTAA
- a CDS encoding redoxin domain-containing protein, producing the protein MLTIQSAKTLLTKMVAASVLFTVAAVPVWAEAIIDKPAPAFSGAAADGSTINLADLKGKTVVLEWTNNECPYVKKHYDLSGNIPALQKAATADGVVWLQIISSAPGKQGHVDAATALSLNEQRGAVPSNVIFDADGTIGKLYNAQTTPHMFVIDAEGTLVYKGGIDSIKSNKAEDIPKAVPYVKEALEAVKAGSKVPNPSTAPYGCSIKYAS; encoded by the coding sequence ATGTTAACTATTCAAAGTGCAAAAACATTACTGACAAAAATGGTAGCGGCCAGTGTATTGTTTACTGTGGCGGCGGTGCCAGTCTGGGCGGAAGCTATTATCGATAAACCGGCACCGGCTTTTTCTGGCGCCGCCGCCGATGGTTCAACCATTAATCTTGCGGATTTAAAAGGCAAAACTGTGGTGCTGGAGTGGACCAATAACGAATGCCCCTATGTGAAAAAACACTATGATTTAAGTGGCAATATCCCGGCCTTACAAAAGGCGGCGACTGCAGATGGCGTTGTGTGGTTGCAAATTATTTCTTCTGCACCGGGCAAACAAGGCCATGTGGATGCAGCAACTGCGTTGAGTTTAAATGAGCAGCGTGGCGCGGTGCCGAGCAATGTAATTTTTGATGCCGATGGCACTATCGGCAAACTCTATAACGCGCAGACTACACCCCATATGTTTGTGATTGATGCGGAGGGCACACTGGTTTACAAAGGTGGAATCGACAGCATCAAATCCAATAAAGCGGAAGATATTCCCAAAGCTGTACCCTATGTGAAAGAAGCATTGGAAGCGGTAAAAGCGGGCAGCAAAGTACCTAATCCTAGCACTGCACCTTATGGTTGCTCTATTAAATACGCGAGTTAA
- the cmoB gene encoding tRNA 5-methoxyuridine(34)/uridine 5-oxyacetic acid(34) synthase CmoB: protein MNYDYLLHALEDTALADWAKILPEQIAAGLSEKRYGDLAGWKASLTKLPTVPSEHIELMDAVRIGASDDCDETTRATIKSVLQELIPWRKGPYFVHDIHIDTEWRSDWKWDRVLPHLAPLKDRLILDVGCGNGYHCWRMLGAGAKRVIGIDPSPRFIVQFHMIKHFAGAHHPVDVLPLGIEELPEKLHAFDTVFSMGVFYHRRSPMDHLLELKNTLRPGGQLVLETLVIEGGLGDVLVPEGRYGMMNNVWFLPSCDTMLSWLRKMGYHNPRVVDICPTTTEEQRATEWMRFHSLPEFLHPDNSALTVEGHPAPIRAVFVAEA from the coding sequence ATTAATTACGACTATTTACTTCACGCACTGGAAGATACCGCGCTCGCTGATTGGGCCAAAATACTACCGGAGCAAATTGCCGCCGGTCTCAGTGAAAAACGCTACGGTGATTTGGCTGGCTGGAAAGCCTCATTGACTAAATTACCCACCGTACCCAGCGAGCACATTGAATTAATGGATGCGGTGCGCATTGGTGCGAGCGATGATTGTGACGAAACCACGCGTGCAACGATTAAATCAGTTTTGCAGGAATTAATTCCCTGGCGCAAAGGCCCTTACTTTGTACACGATATCCATATCGATACCGAATGGCGCTCCGATTGGAAATGGGATCGCGTATTACCGCATTTGGCACCGCTCAAAGATCGCCTGATTCTCGACGTAGGTTGTGGCAATGGTTATCACTGCTGGCGCATGCTGGGTGCGGGCGCAAAGCGGGTAATCGGCATAGACCCATCACCACGCTTTATTGTGCAATTTCATATGATCAAACATTTTGCCGGTGCTCATCATCCGGTTGATGTATTGCCACTGGGAATTGAAGAACTACCGGAAAAATTGCACGCGTTTGATACGGTGTTTTCCATGGGCGTTTTTTATCATCGCCGCTCGCCAATGGATCACTTATTGGAATTAAAAAATACCCTGCGCCCAGGCGGACAACTGGTGCTGGAAACCTTGGTCATTGAAGGTGGCTTGGGGGATGTACTGGTGCCGGAAGGCCGTTACGGCATGATGAATAATGTATGGTTTTTACCAAGCTGCGACACCATGCTTTCCTGGTTGCGCAAAATGGGTTACCACAACCCGCGCGTGGTAGATATTTGCCCCACCACCACCGAAGAACAGCGCGCAACGGAATGGATGCGCTTTCACTCACTGCCCGAATTTTTGCACCCTGACAATTCCGCACTAACGGTTGAAGGCCACCCGGCGCCCATCAGAGCAGTGTTTGTTGCAGAAGCCTAA
- a CDS encoding protein-disulfide reductase DsbD encodes MNSFLWRLAHCLLLMVFTNAAHAQSDRAATEQVAAQLVASVAAVQPGSDFYLGLNQQIIPHWHTYWVNPGDSGNATTIEWSLPEGATAGDILWPSPSRFSLGPVTNYGYESNVTLLTKITAPANLQPGDTFTAAAVVDWLVCEEECIPQQVELSLTLPVVGDSASVGQGSPYIEQALTQLPVASPYTLTTTQTPANTTTGRAQLSLTLALPAAQISQVKELWFYPYDWGRIQQSSPQLMKATAQGLELTIETGEAPLTAGQSLKGVLVIKERDSLSESEPSLITRGLEVDVPLTIASTNTPATAEVSGVINALLLALIGGVILNLMPCVFPVLSIKALSLISHANQSPTQIRLHGVAYTLGVLASFALLALILILLKAGGAQIGWGFQFQSPLFVVAVAYLMFAVGLSLSGVFYIGGSAVGVGSSLAEKPGYGGSFFTGVLATIVATPCTAPFMAAALGYALAQPALIIMAVFLSLGLGLALPYLLLTCWPRLQRWLPRPGAWMERMKQLLAFPMYAAAIWLVWVLVQQAGINSLIIALGGMLLIALAAWIYNGTRYASTRWNYVGSFGALVLIASVVAITVVSINTSRAQATAENAPSTQHWEAFSEARLNALLAEGKPVFVNFTAAWCISCLVNERVALSDANVIAAFARGDITYLKGDWTNRDPEITAFLKRFNRSGVPLYLFYPAAASTPQVLPQILTPDMVVNVLEKTDF; translated from the coding sequence ATGAATAGCTTTTTGTGGCGGTTAGCGCATTGTCTGCTGCTGATGGTTTTTACGAATGCAGCGCATGCACAGTCTGATCGCGCTGCTACCGAGCAAGTGGCGGCGCAATTGGTGGCTTCGGTGGCAGCAGTGCAACCGGGAAGCGATTTTTATCTTGGCCTCAACCAACAAATTATTCCTCACTGGCATACCTATTGGGTGAACCCGGGCGATTCAGGTAATGCCACTACTATCGAATGGTCTTTACCTGAAGGCGCTACAGCGGGCGATATCCTTTGGCCTTCACCAAGCCGCTTTTCGTTAGGTCCCGTCACCAATTACGGCTACGAATCCAACGTCACTTTACTTACCAAAATAACGGCGCCTGCGAATTTGCAACCGGGTGATACTTTTACCGCTGCCGCGGTAGTGGATTGGTTGGTCTGTGAAGAGGAATGTATTCCCCAGCAAGTGGAGCTTTCGCTCACGCTGCCAGTTGTTGGCGATTCAGCGTCAGTCGGGCAGGGCAGTCCTTACATTGAACAGGCGCTGACGCAATTGCCGGTTGCCAGCCCTTACACGCTTACTACGACACAAACCCCCGCTAATACGACCACGGGGCGTGCGCAGCTCAGCCTGACGCTCGCATTGCCCGCCGCACAAATTTCTCAGGTAAAAGAGCTTTGGTTTTATCCCTACGATTGGGGGCGAATTCAACAAAGCAGCCCGCAGTTAATGAAGGCTACAGCGCAAGGTCTAGAACTAACCATTGAAACAGGTGAGGCACCGTTGACGGCAGGCCAGTCCTTGAAGGGCGTTCTCGTTATTAAAGAGCGGGATTCTCTGAGTGAATCAGAACCGTCGTTAATAACTCGCGGTCTTGAGGTTGATGTCCCGCTAACCATCGCGAGTACCAATACGCCTGCTACCGCAGAAGTGTCGGGTGTGATTAATGCGCTACTGTTGGCTCTGATCGGTGGGGTGATTCTCAACCTAATGCCCTGTGTATTTCCCGTGTTATCGATAAAAGCGCTGTCACTGATTAGTCACGCCAACCAATCGCCTACGCAGATACGTTTACACGGTGTCGCTTACACTCTGGGCGTTTTGGCAAGTTTTGCACTGTTGGCGTTGATACTCATTTTATTAAAAGCGGGTGGTGCGCAAATTGGTTGGGGTTTTCAGTTTCAATCGCCGTTATTTGTAGTCGCGGTTGCCTATTTGATGTTTGCGGTGGGTTTGAGTTTGTCAGGTGTTTTTTATATCGGCGGTTCGGCGGTGGGTGTGGGCTCTTCGCTGGCAGAAAAGCCCGGTTACGGCGGTAGCTTTTTTACCGGTGTATTGGCGACGATTGTTGCAACACCCTGTACTGCACCGTTTATGGCGGCAGCACTGGGTTATGCCTTGGCGCAACCCGCGTTAATCATCATGGCAGTATTTTTAAGTTTGGGGTTGGGTTTGGCCTTGCCCTATTTATTGCTCACCTGTTGGCCCAGATTACAGCGCTGGTTGCCGCGCCCCGGTGCCTGGATGGAGCGCATGAAACAGCTGCTGGCATTTCCCATGTATGCCGCTGCGATTTGGCTGGTGTGGGTGCTGGTGCAACAAGCGGGAATTAATTCGCTCATCATTGCATTGGGGGGGATGTTGCTCATCGCACTTGCAGCATGGATTTACAACGGCACTCGCTATGCCTCCACCCGCTGGAATTATGTGGGTAGTTTTGGAGCGTTGGTATTAATTGCGAGTGTAGTGGCAATCACTGTTGTGAGTATCAATACCTCGCGCGCGCAAGCGACTGCAGAAAATGCCCCCTCAACCCAACACTGGGAGGCATTTAGTGAAGCCCGGTTAAATGCATTGCTCGCCGAGGGCAAACCTGTCTTTGTTAATTTCACCGCTGCCTGGTGCATTAGTTGTTTGGTTAACGAAAGAGTCGCGCTGAGTGATGCAAATGTCATTGCTGCATTTGCGCGTGGTGACATTACTTATTTGAAAGGCGACTGGACTAATCGCGATCCGGAAATTACGGCATTTCTAAAACGATTTAATCGCAGCGGTGTTCCGCTTTATCTTTTTTATCCAGCTGCCGCGTCAACGCCGCAAGTATTGCCGCAAATATTAACGCCGGACATGGTGGTTAATGTGTTGGAAAAAACAGATTTTTAA